In the Neomonachus schauinslandi chromosome 13, ASM220157v2, whole genome shotgun sequence genome, one interval contains:
- the CRB2 gene encoding protein crumbs homolog 2, protein MALARPGTPASRPLAPLPLRLLLLAPALTLLGGTVPSETPSVCASAPCAPGTECQAMENGSYTCGPTEPQGCATQPCHHGALCVPQGPDPNGFRCYCVPGFQGPRCELDIDECASRPCRHGATCHNLADRYECRCPLGYAGVTCEAEVDECASAPCLHGGSCLDGVGSYRCVCAPGYGGTRCQLDLDECQSQPCANGGQCHDLVNGFRCDCADTGYEGARCEQEVLECASAPCANNASCLEGLGSFHCICWPGYSGQQCEVDEDECESGPCQHGGQCLQRSDPALYGGDRATFPGTFSFRHAAGFLCRCPPGFEGDECGVDVDECASQPCLNEGRCQDLPNSFRCHCPDGYTGLACQEDVDECLSEPCLHGGTCDDTVAGYVCRCPEAWGGHDCSVQLTGCQGHTCPPAATCIPIFKAAVHSYACRCPPGTHGHFCGQNTTFSLVAGSPVQTTVPAGSPRGLALRFRTTLPAGALATRADTQDSLELALVGGTLQATLWSHGNTTGLTLKLPDLALNDGHWHGVEVSLRPAVLELRLWHEDCPARLCVASGPVAPAPMASEAPTPARFCSTQLGGTAFEGCLEDVQVDGHLLLPEDLGETVLLGCERREQCQPPPCAHGGACVDMWAHFHCKCPRPYSGPTCADEVPAATFGLGGTLSSASFLLHQLPGPNLTVSFLLRTREPAGLLLQLANDSVAGLTVFLSEGQIQADVLGSPTLVLPGRWDDGLRHLVTLSFGPDQLQGLGQQVHVGGRLLPADAEPWGGPFRGCLQDLRLNDLHLPFFPRLLGNSSQPSELGSRQSWNLTMGCVSEDTCSPDPCLNGGICLVTWNDFHCTCPVNFTGPTCAQQLWCPGQPCLPPAACEEVPGGFVWLDGASAPVALRGLAGDLGFLRGPGAARVLLAENFTGCLGRVAVGGLPLPLARPRPGAAPGSREHFSAWPGAPAPRLGCHGARVCVPSPCLHGGACRDLFDAFACACGPGWEGPRCEARADPCRSAPCARGRCHSRPDGRFECRCPPGFAGPRCRLPVLPEECSLNFTCLNGGPCEGGPQGANCSCRGGFAGQRCPVPCEANPCLNGGTCRAAGGLYECICSARFSGQFCEVVKGLPLSLPFPLLEVTVPAACACLLLLLLGLLSGVLAARKRRQSEGTYSPSQQEVAGARLEMDSVLKVPPEERLI, encoded by the exons ATGGCGCTGGCCAGGCCTGGGACCCCGGCCTCCAGGCCCCTGGCCCCTCTCCCGCTGCGGTTGCTGCTCTTGGCTCCTGCCCTCACCCTCCTGGGGG GAACGGTGCCTTCGGAGACCCCAAGTGTCTGTGCCTCAGCCCCGTGCGCTCCAGGGACCGAGTGCCAGGCTATGGAGAATGGTAGCTACACCTGTGGGCCCACGGAGCCCCAGGGCTGTGCCACCCAGCCGTGCCACCACGGCGCTCTGTGTGTGCCCCAGGGTCCAGACCCCAACGGCTTTCGCTGCTACTGCGTGCCCGGGTTCCAGGGCCCACGCTGCGAGCTGGACATCGATGAGTGTGCATCCCGGCCCTGCCGCCACGGGGCCACCTGCCACAACCTGGCTGATCGCTATGAGTGCCGCTGTCCCCTTGGTTATGCAG GGGTGACGTGCGAGGCGGAGGTGGACGAGTGTGCCTCGGCGCCCTGTCTGCACGGGGGCTCGTGCCTGGACGGCGTGGGCTCCTACCGCTGCGTGTGCGCGCCGGGCTACGGGGGCACCAGGTGCCAGCTGGACCTGGACGAGTGCCAGAGCCAGCCGTGCGCAAACGGGGGCCAGTGCCACGACCTGGTCAACGG GTTCCGGTGCGACTGCGCGGACACGGGCTACGAGGGCGCGCGCTGCGAGCAGGAGGTGCTAGAGTGCGCGTCGGCGCCCTGCGCGAACAACGCGTCCTGCCTCGAGGGCCTCGGGAGCTTCCACTGCATCTGCTGGccag GTTACAGCGGCCAGCAGTGCGAGGTGGATGAGGATGAGTGCGAGTCGGGCCCCTGCCAGCATGGGGGGCAGTGCCTGCAGCGCTCGGACCCAGCGCTCTACGGAGGCGACCGGGCCACCTTCCCTGGCACCTTCAGCTTCCGCCACGCTGCCGGCTTCCTGTGCCGCTGTCCCCCGGGCTTTGAGG GGGATGAATGTGGCGTGGATGTGGACGAGTGTGCCTCACAGCCATGCCTCAACGAAGGCCGCTGCCAGGACCTGCCCAACAGCTTCCGGTGCCACTGTCCAGATGGCTACACAG GCCTGGCATGTCAGGAAGATGTGGATGAATGCCTGTCGGAGCCCTGCCTCCATGGTGGGACGTGTGATGACACCGTGGCGGGCTACGTCTGCAGGTGCCCAGAGGCCTGGGGTGGGCATGACTGTTCCGTGCAGCTCACCGGCTGCCAGGGCCACACTTGCCCACCGGCTGCCACCTGCATCCCCATCTTCAAGGCCGCTGTGCACAGTTACGCCTGCCGCTGCCCACCCGGTACCCACGGACATTTCTGTGGCCAGAATACCACCTTCTCTCTGGTGGCCGGGAGCCCCGTGCAGACAACCGTGCCGGCTGGCAGCCCCCGGGGTCTGGCACTGAGGTTTCGCACCACACTACCTGCTGGTGCCTTGGCCACTCGCGCTGACACCCAGGACAGCTTGGAGCTGGCACTGGTGGGGGGCACACTTCAGGCCACCCTCTGGAGCCACGGCAACACCACCGGGCTTACCCTGAAGCTGCCAGACCTGGCTTTAAATGATGGCCACTGGCACGGAGTGGAGGTTTCGCTGCGCCCGGCCGTCCTGGAGCTGCGGCTCTGGCATGAGGACTGCCCTGCCCGGCTGTGTGTGGCCTCCGGTCCTGTGGCCCCAGCTCCCATGGCTTCCGAAGCGCCGACGCCTGCCAGGTTCTGCTCCACCCAGCTGGGTGGCACAGCCTTTGAAGGCTGCCTCGAGGACGTGCAAGTGGACGGGCACCTCCTGCTGCCCGAGGACCTGGGCGAGACTGTCCTCCTGGGCTGTGAGCGCCGTGAGCAGTGTCAGCCTCCACCCTGTGCCCACGGAGGGGCCTGCGTGGACATGTGGGCTCACTTCCACTGCAAATGCCCCCGGCCCTACAGTGGTCCTACATGCGCTGATG aGGTTCCTGCTGCCACCTTTGGCTTGGGGGGCACCCTGAGCTCTGCCTCCTTCTTGCTGCACCAGCTGCCAGGCCCCAACCTCACCGTGTCCTTTCTCCTGCGTACTCGGGAACCCGCTGGCCTGCTGCTCCAACTTGCCAACGACTCGGTAGCTGGCCTAACAGTATTCCTGAGCGAGGGCCAGATCCAGGCTGATGTGCTGGGCAGTCCTACTCTGGTGCTTCCTGGGCGCTGGGATGATGGGCTCCGCCACCTGGTGACGCTCAGCTTCGGGCCTGACCAGCTGCAGGGCTTGGGGCAGCAGGTGCACGTGGGTGGGAGGCTCCTCCCTGCTGATGCCGAGCCCTGGGGTGGGCCCTTCCGAGGCTGCCTCCAGGACCTGAGACTCAATGACCTCCACCTCCCGTTCTTTCCGCGACTGCTGGGGAACTCAAGCCAGCCCAGCGAGCTGGGCAGCAGGCAGTCCTGGAACCTCACCATGGGCTGTGTCTCCGAGGACACGTGCAGT CCTGACCCCTGTCTCAATGGTGGAATTTGTCTCGTCACCTGGAATGACTTCCACTGCACCTGCCCTGTCAACTTCACGGGGCCAACGTGTGCTCAGCAGCTGTGGTGTCCTGGCCAGCCCTGCCTCCCGCCTGCCGCCTGTGAGGAGGTCCCTGGTGGCTTTGTCT GGCTGGACGGGGCGTCGGCGCCCGTGGCGCTGCGCGGCCTGGCCGGCGACCTGGGCTTCCTGCGTGGCCCCGGCGCCGCGCGCGTGCTGCTGGCCGAGAACTTCACCGGCTGCCTGGGTCGCGTGGCCGTCGGCGGCCTCCCACTGCCCCTGGCGCGCCCGCGACCCGGCGCGGCCCCCGGCTCCCGAGAGCACTTCTCGGCCTGGCCCGGGGCGCCCGCCCCACGCCTCGGCTGCCACGGCGCGCGCGTGTGTGTCCCGTCGCCCTGCCTGCACGGCGGCGCCTGCCGCGACCTCTTCGACGCCTTCGCCTGCGCCTGCGGCCCGGGCTGGGAGGGCCCGCGCTGCGAGGCCCGCGCCGACCCGTGTCGCTCGGCACCCTGTGCTCGCGGCCGCTGCCACTCACGCCCCGACGGCCGCTTCGAGTGTCGCTGCCCGCCTGGCTTCGCGGGCCCGCGCTGCAG GTTGCCTGTCCTGCCGGAGGAATGCAGCCTGAACTTCACCTGCCTCAACGGTGGCCCCTGTGAGGGTGGGCCCCAGGGGGCCAACTGCAGCTGCCGGGGGGGCTTTGCTGGCCAGAG GTGTCCGGTCCCCTGTGAGGCCAACCCCTGCTTGAACGGCGGCACCTGCCGGGCTGCTGGTGGGCTCTATGAATGTATCTGCAGTGCCAGGTTCTCAGGCCAGTTCTGTGAAGTGGTG AAGGGCCTGCCGCTGTCCCTGCCCTTCCCGCTGCTGGAGGTGACCGTGCCTGCGGCCTGCgcctgtctcctcctcctcctcctgggcctcCTGTCAGGGGTCCTGGCAGCCAGGAAGCGCCGCCAGTCCGAGGGCACCTACAGCCCCAGCCAGCAGGAGGTGGCTGGAGCCCGGCTGGAGATGGACAGTGTCCTCAAGGTGCCACCAGAGGAGAGACTCATCTAG